A window from Gallus gallus isolate bGalGal1 chromosome 7, bGalGal1.mat.broiler.GRCg7b, whole genome shotgun sequence encodes these proteins:
- the ITGA4 gene encoding integrin alpha-4 has translation MRSCGRAARWAAPLLLLWQCLPTARTYNVDTRHPLLFRGDNGTFFGYSVLLMGHGEERWLVVGAPQASWAANSSVISPGAIFRCRIGSNPRGSCEQLQLGHPSGEYCGKTCMEERDYQWLGVSLSRQPRENGSFVACGHRWKNIFYIKNDHKLPHGICFAVSSDFRTELSRRICPCYKDHVRKFGENHGSCQAGMSSFYIGDLIIMGAPGSYYWTGSVFVYNTTINTIHAYTHSNNQVKFGSYLGYSVGAGHFLTPSSTEVIGGAPQQEQTGKAFIFSIDEHLNVLFEVKGKKLGSYFGASVCAVDLNSDGLSDLLVGAPMESTIREEGRVYVYINSGSKAEMVELDIELSGSDSYAARFGESITNLGDIDNDGFEDVAIGAPQEDDLKGAIYIYNGREDGITPSFSQRIPAQQVSTSLSMFGQSIASGIDADNNGYQDIAVGAFLSDSAVVLRTKPVIIVEAFLKHPKSINRTNLNCMENDQPAICVNLQICFNYTGQGVPDNTEMFYNLSVDVKRRVDTQARFYFSANGTSETTSGSIKINRKIIACKGHLAFMRKDVRDILTPVHVEASYHLGQQILQKRDNQELSALPPVLQRRKEKDIIKSKFVFARICSQENCSADLRVSGKVAFPKPHDKKMYLVVGSTKTLLLNISLHNAGDDAYETVLHIQFPKGLYFIRVPDLEEKQIHCEVLDKDIHAVKLECSVGYLYVDQNSKLDLSFPLDTSSFTRAEDDLNIIINVSCKNENENLLLDNMVTVAVPLKYETELNTHGFVTPPSFVYGTNENEASVMCMEENINFTFHVINAGPSMAPNINLELMIPNAFPPHDFKLFNVMDIKTTVGECSYNEYPRNCNAPEKTENILKDVVTFFSKPAKRQMYCMKNDSLCLQIHCKLGNMENGKEATIQLHLEATPALLEMDDASTLKFEVRATASPEKNAKVIELQKDKQVAYVYLEGVHHQKPKYHVTVLIIGIGLIAGITLFLLLSLLLWKIGFFKRQYKPIPQDMNRRESWSFTSGNKDD, from the exons ATGAGGAGCTGCGGGCGGGCTGCGCGCTGGGCCGCCCCGCTGTTGCTGCTGTGGCAGTGTCTGCCGACGGCGCGGACCTACAACGTGGACACCCGGCACCCGCTGCTCTTCCGCGGGGATAACGGCACGTTCTTCGGCTACTCGGTTCTCCTGATGGGCCACGGCGAGGAGCGCTG GCTCGTGGTGGGCGCCCCGCAGGCCAGCTGGGCCGCCAACAGTTCCGTGATCAGCCCTGGGGCCATCTTCCGCTGCCGGATCGGGAGCAATCCCCGCGGGAGTTGCGAGCAGCTCCAGCTCG GCCATCCGAGCGGGGAGTACTGTGGGAAGACTTGTATGGAAGAACGAGATTATCAGTGGCTGGGAGTCAGTTTATCAAGGCAGCCCAGAGAAAACGGATCTTTTGTC GCTTGTGGACATAGgtggaaaaatatcttttacatAAAAAATGATCACAAACTCCCCCATGgtatttgttttgctgtctcTTCTGATTTTCGAACTGAGCTGAGCAGAAGAATATGCCCATGTTATAAAG ACCATGTGCGAAAGTTTGGAGAAAACCATGGGTCATGCCAGGCTGGAATGTCTAGCTTTTACATAGGG gacTTAATTATAATGGGAGCCCCTGGATCATATTATTGGACTGGTTCTGTTTTTGTATACAATACAACTATAAATACAATCCATGCTTACACACATTCAAATAACCAAGTGAAATTTGGCAGTTATCTAG ggTACTCTGTTGGAGCTGGACATTTTCTGACACCATCCAGCACAGAAGTAATTGGAGGGGCTCCCCAGCAGGAGCAGACTGGTAAA gCATTCATTTTTAGCATCGATGAGCATCTGAATGTTCTGTTTGAAGTTAAAGGTAAAAAG CTTGGTTCTTACTTTGGGGCTTCAGTTTGTGCTGTGGACCTGAATTCAGATGGCCTCTCAGACTTGCTAGTTGGTGCTCCCATGGAAAGTACCatcagagaagaaggaagagttTATGTCTATATCAATTCAGGTTCT aaggcAGAGATGGTAGAACTGGACATAGAGCTCAGTGGGAGTGACTCATATGCAGCCAGATTTGGGGAGTCCATAACCAATCTAGGAGACATTGATAATGATGGTTTTGAAG ATGTAGCAATTGGGGCTCCACAAGAAGATGATCTAAAAGGAGCTATTTATATATACAATGGCAGGGAAGATGGAATAACTCCATCATTTTCACAG AGAATACCAGCACAGCAAGTCAGTACTTCTTTAAGCATGTTTGGACAGTCCATAGCAAGCGGTATTGATGCAGATAACAATGGTTATCAAG ataTAGCAGTTGGTGCATTTCTATCCGAttctgctgtggtgctgag AACAAAACCAGTGATAATTGTTGAAGCTTTCTTAAAACACCCAAAGTCAATAAATCGAACTAATTTGAACTGCATGGAAAATGACCAGCCTGCCATCTGTGTGAATCTGCAGATATGCTTTAACTACACAGGACAAGGGGTACCTGATAATACTG aaatgttttataatcTGAGTGTTGATGTGAAGAGAAGAGTGGATACGCaagcaagattttatttttctgccaaTGGAACATCTGAAACAACCTCTGGAAGTATAAagattaacagaaaaataattgcctGCAAAGGTCATCTGGCATTTATGAGG AAAGATGTAAGGGATATCTTGACTCCTGTACATGTTGAAGCAAGTTATCATCTGGGGCAACAAATTCTACAGAAAAGAGATAATCAAGAACTTTCTGCACTCCCACCTGTTCttcaaaggaggaaagaaaaagatattatAAAAAGCAAG TTTGTTTTTGCAAGAATTTGCTCCCAAGAAAATTGCTCTGCTGACTTGAGAGTTTCTGGAAAAGTTGCTTTTCCAAA GCCTCATGATAAGAAAATGTACCTTGTTGTTGGGAGTACAAAGACTTTGTTGTTGAACATTTCTCTGCACAATGCTGGAGATGATGCATATGAAACTGTCCTCCACATTCAGTTCCCTAAAGGCCTTTATTTCATCCGAGTTCCGGACTTG gaagaaaaacagatacaCTGTGAAGTATTAGACAAAGATATTCATGCAGTGAAACTTGAGTGCAGTGTTGGTTATTTGTATGTAGATCAAAATTCAAAG ctGGATCTCAGTTTCCCTTTGGATACAAGCTCCTTCACCAGAGCAGAAGATGACCTCAACATCATCATTAATGTTAGCTG caaaaatgaaaatgagaactTGTTACTGGATAACATGGTAACCGTAGCTGTACCTCTAAAGTATGAGACTGAGTTAAATACTCATGG ATTTGTAACACCACCTTCATTTGTTTATGGAACAAATGAGAATGAAGCATCAGTTATGTGTATGGAGGAGAATATCAACTTCACTTTCCAT GTTATCAATGCAGGACCAAGCATGGCTCCAAATATAAACTTAGAGTTAATGATACCTAATGCTTTTCCACCCCATGACTTCAAATTATTCAACGTCATGGATATCAAG acaACAGTTGGAGAATGCTCCTACAATGAATATCCCAGAAACTGTAATGCACCggaaaaaactgaaaacatattGAAGGATGTTGtcactttcttttcaaagcCTGCTAAAAGACAAATG TACTGTATGAAAAATGACAGCCTTTGCTTACAAATACATTGCAAGCTCGGAAacatggaaaatggaaaagaagcaaCCATTCAGTTGCACCTGGAAGCTACTCCTGCACTTTTAGAAATG GATGATGCTTCTACATTGAAGTTCGAAGTAAGAGCGACAGCCTCACcagaaaagaatgcaaaagtTATTGAACTACAGAAGGACAAGCAAGTTGCATAT GTCTATCTGGAAGGAGTGCACCACCAAAAGCCAAAATACCACGTCACTGTACTGATTATTGGAATAGGCTTAATAGCTGGTATTACcttgtttttgcttctttcacTTCTGTTATGGAAG ATTGGCTTCTTCAAAAGGCAATATAAACCAATTCCTCAGGACATGAATAGAAGAGAGAGCTGGAGTTTTACAAGTGGGAACAAGGATGACTAG